A genome region from Chryseobacterium sp. G0186 includes the following:
- a CDS encoding alpha/beta fold hydrolase codes for MKLILKTGKFIGKLILGILIVLLFSGICYRLFSPKPVPPGKLVNVNGTNIHVRVEGEKKSLPTIIIEAGAHSNTDMLHWVADGLKNKTRVIRYDRDGKWFSKSSNNESVSPEFYAHQLHELLEKIGEKPPYILVGHSMGGPYSRIFRDLYPNEVEGIVFIDSSHPEQWNRLAQKELVPKGQAKLLKIGSLLADLGILGIYNKIMSKPVYQGDGLPKELYSRSQSLTYNSGDVYRMFLRENERTNDVLKRAGKTKSLDSLPVLVFTATEQYKESQKVKYRKSGIDPEKQVQLWFDMQKELKELSSNGKQMIMDASHGSIITKKENADIINKEILLLSENIAKKN; via the coding sequence ATGAAATTAATTTTAAAAACAGGTAAGTTTATTGGAAAACTTATATTAGGAATTCTAATAGTACTGCTATTCTCAGGTATATGTTACCGATTATTTAGTCCCAAACCAGTTCCACCAGGTAAATTAGTGAATGTTAACGGAACCAATATTCACGTAAGAGTAGAAGGTGAAAAGAAATCTTTACCTACTATTATTATTGAAGCCGGGGCACACAGCAATACAGATATGCTGCATTGGGTAGCAGATGGTTTGAAAAATAAAACAAGAGTTATCCGCTATGATAGAGATGGAAAATGGTTTAGCAAATCGAGTAATAATGAAAGTGTATCTCCTGAGTTCTATGCTCATCAGCTTCATGAATTATTGGAGAAAATTGGTGAAAAGCCACCTTATATTTTGGTTGGTCACTCTATGGGCGGACCTTATAGTAGAATATTTAGGGATCTTTATCCCAACGAAGTTGAAGGAATCGTTTTCATAGACTCAAGCCATCCCGAACAGTGGAATCGGCTGGCTCAAAAAGAATTGGTTCCTAAAGGACAGGCAAAACTTTTAAAAATAGGTTCTCTACTCGCAGATTTAGGTATTTTGGGTATTTATAATAAAATTATGAGTAAGCCGGTGTATCAAGGTGATGGTTTACCCAAAGAACTGTATAGCCGTTCACAATCACTAACGTATAATTCGGGTGATGTCTATCGTATGTTTTTAAGAGAGAATGAACGAACCAATGATGTACTGAAACGTGCCGGTAAAACAAAGTCTTTAGATTCATTACCTGTCTTGGTATTTACTGCCACAGAGCAATATAAAGAATCCCAAAAAGTAAAATACAGAAAATCCGGAATTGACCCTGAAAAACAAGTTCAATTATGGTTTGATATGCAAAAAGAACTTAAAGAGCTTTCTTCTAATGGAAAACAAATGATTATGGATGCAAGCCACGGTTCTATCATTACAAAAAAAGAAAATGCAGATATCATAAATAAAGAGATTCTTTTGCTATCTGAAAATATTGCGAAGAAAAACTAG
- a CDS encoding helix-turn-helix domain-containing protein — protein MKNKINPPQVLTISKVHQLLKIKKPTNPLVSVIDLSTITIDTDEIEKKISYNFFSIALKKNCDGFGYGQQHYDFNEGVMSFIAPEQIISPDKKVDIQPEGMLLIVHPDFFRHYPLAKIIRSYGFFFYEVNEGLYLSESENEMVIEIMKNISKEISNSIDAFTQDLIVSHIELLLKYCDRFYNRQFLTRKMVTSDILAKVEDLLDQCFTEKDLKLHGVPTVNFLASKMNMSPNYLTDMLRTLTGKTTQQHIQNKIIEKAKILLSTTNLTVSEIAYSLGFDYPQSFQRLFKNLAKTSPLEFRNNYN, from the coding sequence ATGAAAAATAAAATAAATCCACCTCAAGTACTTACAATTTCAAAAGTCCATCAGCTTTTGAAAATAAAAAAACCGACCAATCCTTTGGTCAGTGTAATAGATCTTTCCACCATTACCATTGATACGGATGAGATTGAGAAAAAGATATCCTATAATTTTTTCAGTATAGCACTCAAAAAAAATTGTGATGGGTTTGGTTATGGTCAGCAACATTACGATTTTAATGAGGGGGTAATGTCATTCATTGCTCCTGAGCAGATAATATCTCCGGACAAAAAGGTGGATATTCAGCCTGAAGGCATGTTACTGATTGTTCATCCAGATTTTTTCAGGCATTATCCTCTGGCAAAAATAATCCGTTCCTATGGATTTTTCTTTTATGAAGTTAATGAGGGACTTTATCTTTCGGAATCTGAAAACGAAATGGTGATAGAGATCATGAAAAATATCAGTAAAGAAATTTCCAATTCTATTGATGCCTTTACCCAAGATCTGATCGTATCCCATATAGAGCTTCTTTTAAAATATTGTGATAGATTTTATAATCGTCAATTTTTAACAAGAAAAATGGTTACCAGCGATATCTTGGCTAAAGTAGAAGATCTGCTTGATCAATGCTTTACAGAGAAGGATCTGAAATTGCACGGCGTGCCCACCGTAAATTTTCTTGCATCCAAAATGAATATGTCACCAAACTACCTTACCGATATGTTGCGAACGCTTACAGGAAAGACAACACAGCAACACATACAAAATAAAATCATAGAAAAGGCGAAGATATTATTGTCAACAACGAACCTTACCGTAAGTGAAATTGCTTACTCCTTAGGATTTGACTATCCACAGTCATTTCAGAGACTTTTCAAAAATTTAGCGAAAACTTCTCCGCTTGAATTTAGAAATAATTACAACTGA
- a CDS encoding bacteriocin-like protein has protein sequence MKNLKKISKEKLKSINGGQKICPQGWKSMHCPNSPIPQCYSDQFTLECPDF, from the coding sequence ATGAAAAATTTAAAGAAAATCTCAAAGGAGAAGTTAAAAAGTATTAATGGAGGACAAAAAATATGTCCTCAGGGGTGGAAGAGCATGCATTGCCCTAACAGTCCAATTCCACAATGTTATTCAGATCAATTCACATTAGAATGCCCAGATTTTTAA
- a CDS encoding DUF4287 domain-containing protein, whose translation MEEINLNELQIKKEIKATEIINWLRTDFELGHDHATVMYAYINGKRE comes from the coding sequence TTGGAAGAGATCAACTTAAATGAATTACAAATAAAAAAAGAAATAAAAGCAACCGAAATAATCAATTGGTTAAGGACAGATTTTGAACTAGGCCATGACCATGCTACTGTCATGTATGCATATATTAACGGGAAACGCGAATAA
- a CDS encoding bacteriocin-like protein yields MKNLKKLTRDGMKSVQGAGPTYCRVGYIYRCDSIYVCDPDQDILDCVCGCVPVTRP; encoded by the coding sequence ATGAAAAATCTAAAGAAATTGACCAGAGATGGCATGAAGTCAGTCCAAGGGGCTGGTCCAACTTATTGCAGAGTTGGCTATATCTATAGATGTGATTCTATTTATGTATGTGATCCAGACCAGGACATTTTGGATTGTGTATGCGGATGCGTCCCTGTCACAAGACCTTAG
- a CDS encoding IS1182 family transposase has protein sequence MKVRFKSLPSNTPSLFPEDIFDKIGSDHPVRLINELVDSLNIDHIMSEYKGGGTTSFHPRMMIKVLFYAYFNNIYSCRKIEKALGENIHFMWLSGNSKPDYRTINYFRSKRLKNHIHRLFADVTVVLQHLGYVSLTVQYIDGTKIESSANRYSFVWKKSVEKNKLKLEAQIHSVLEEIESQIKEERYESHEKVLPKSIDSRELQDKIAELNHDVAQDNKTGKKLIKKLQHQDLPRLQKYEDQLKILSGRNSYSKTDPDACFMRLKDDHMKNGQLKPAYNAQISTENQFITHYSIHQTPGDTTTLKDHLNGFENQYHKQSKEVVADAGYGSEENYEMMAEKAIEGYVKYNNFHKEQKRSEKNNAFAVQNLYYNKENNFYVCPFGQQMNFIGKGKRISSNGYESQVHYYQAFSCQGCPLRESCHQSQDNRLIEVNYNLNHHRMKARQRLISEKGHYHRSKRPIEVEAVFGQLKSNNKFSRFTLKGLEKVNIEFGLMALAHNFRKLAKNRKLTRKNWLRTLKGKKTRHSFTEYIENQKYKFAA, from the coding sequence ATGAAAGTACGTTTTAAATCTTTACCCTCCAATACTCCCAGCTTATTTCCTGAAGATATTTTTGATAAGATCGGTTCTGATCATCCTGTACGTCTTATCAATGAATTAGTGGATAGCTTAAATATCGATCATATAATGAGTGAATATAAAGGCGGTGGAACGACAAGCTTTCACCCCCGTATGATGATCAAAGTTTTATTCTATGCCTATTTCAACAATATTTATTCATGCCGTAAAATAGAAAAGGCACTTGGAGAAAATATTCATTTCATGTGGCTTTCCGGGAACAGTAAGCCTGATTACAGAACCATCAATTACTTTAGGAGCAAACGGCTTAAAAACCATATTCATCGTCTTTTTGCAGATGTTACCGTTGTTTTGCAGCATTTGGGTTACGTAAGTTTAACTGTTCAATATATAGATGGGACAAAAATAGAATCATCGGCCAACCGATACAGCTTTGTATGGAAAAAATCTGTAGAAAAGAATAAATTAAAACTGGAAGCCCAAATTCATTCCGTACTTGAAGAAATTGAATCTCAAATCAAAGAAGAACGTTATGAATCCCATGAAAAGGTCCTTCCAAAATCTATTGACAGCAGAGAGCTTCAGGATAAAATAGCAGAGCTTAATCACGATGTGGCACAGGACAATAAAACCGGTAAGAAGCTTATCAAAAAGCTTCAGCATCAGGACCTGCCCAGATTACAGAAGTATGAAGATCAGTTAAAAATACTCTCAGGCCGCAATAGTTATAGTAAGACAGATCCCGATGCCTGCTTCATGCGGCTCAAAGACGACCATATGAAAAATGGACAGCTTAAGCCAGCCTATAATGCACAGATCAGTACTGAAAACCAGTTTATCACACATTACAGCATTCATCAGACTCCTGGAGATACCACTACATTGAAGGATCATCTTAACGGTTTTGAAAATCAGTACCACAAACAAAGTAAAGAGGTAGTAGCAGATGCCGGATATGGAAGTGAAGAGAATTACGAAATGATGGCAGAAAAAGCTATAGAGGGGTATGTAAAATATAATAATTTTCATAAAGAACAGAAACGCAGTGAGAAGAACAATGCGTTTGCTGTACAGAACTTGTATTATAATAAAGAAAATAACTTCTATGTATGTCCCTTTGGACAGCAAATGAACTTTATCGGTAAAGGCAAAAGAATCAGCAGTAACGGATATGAATCTCAGGTACATTATTATCAGGCTTTCAGCTGTCAGGGTTGTCCTCTTAGAGAAAGCTGCCATCAAAGCCAGGATAATCGGTTAATCGAAGTGAATTATAATCTGAACCATCACAGAATGAAAGCCAGGCAAAGGCTGATATCTGAAAAAGGACATTACCACAGAAGTAAACGGCCTATAGAAGTAGAAGCTGTATTCGGACAACTAAAAAGCAATAATAAATTTTCAAGATTTACTCTAAAAGGACTTGAAAAAGTAAATATTGAATTTGGATTAATGGCATTGGCGCATAATTTTAGAAAATTAGCGAAAAACAGAAAACTTACCCGTAAAAATTGGCTACGTACGCTTAAAGGTAAAAAAACTAGACATTCTTTCACTGAGTATATAGAAAACCAAAAGTATAAATTTGCCGCATAA